One Mercurialis annua linkage group LG3, ddMerAnnu1.2, whole genome shotgun sequence DNA window includes the following coding sequences:
- the LOC126674003 gene encoding phytosulfokines-like: protein MAKKLSFLTLVILLVLSSGESRILLSTTTTIAKQQIPFSFSSSSSTDGLSTNKDDGCAGLGSEECVIRRFLDVHTDYIYTQDITP from the exons atggcaaaaaaactgAGTTTTCTCACACTGGTAATATTGTTGGTGCTCTCAAGTGGAGAATCCAGGATATTATTATCTACCACCACCACCATAGCCAAGCAACAAATACCATTTTCTTTCTCTTCATCTTCATCTACt GATGGATTAAGCACCAATAAGGATGATGGATGTGCAGGTTTAGGAAGTGAAGAGTGTGTGATTAGGAGGTTCTTGGATGTACATACAGACTACATCTACACTCAAGACATAACACCATGA